Proteins from one Leptonema illini DSM 21528 genomic window:
- a CDS encoding IS4 family transposase, with translation MKKRQQSAQEPQELDSEVANWGAQEFASANIGDARLNARLIAVAEAFMQKPGASVPKASASWAGAKGVYRFFDNGKVNSQNILSPHTESTKQRIEGRELVLAIQDTSTIDYSTRDATDDIGPAGNRLTRGLMLHPTLAVTPEGTPLGILDLQIWNRPDNTWSSELTREERRNTPLEDKESMKWINSYRKVCEIQKEMNDKVHFVNVCDREGDMYDLFLEHHKLSTENPPDLLVRAAKDRKLAGDSGFLWDFMESIDVFGEYDIQVQRKVGKKAREATLQIRFSKITMRRPFHRYPVKENPSFDLYAVYTCEKNPPQKEEGISWMLLTTMPVLTFEEAVEKVEWYTDRWIIETFFKVLKSGCKIENRQMKTGARLMSCITVDSIIAWRILFLTFIGRELPDLSAEIVFEPHEWQSLHCRINNTSELPNTVPSLYTVMIQIARLGGFLARKSDGFPGPITIFQGMHVLYDMAAVYKILRPETTSG, from the coding sequence ATGAAGAAACGACAGCAGAGTGCTCAGGAACCACAGGAGCTGGATAGCGAAGTAGCCAATTGGGGGGCGCAGGAATTCGCCAGTGCAAATATCGGTGATGCGCGTTTGAACGCCAGACTCATTGCTGTCGCTGAGGCTTTCATGCAGAAGCCGGGTGCGTCTGTTCCAAAGGCGTCGGCAAGCTGGGCGGGTGCGAAAGGAGTGTATCGGTTCTTTGACAACGGCAAGGTGAACTCACAGAATATTTTAAGTCCGCATACAGAGTCTACGAAGCAAAGGATCGAGGGTCGAGAGCTTGTTCTTGCGATTCAGGATACATCGACGATTGACTATAGCACTCGTGACGCTACCGACGATATTGGACCGGCCGGCAATCGCCTTACAAGAGGACTTATGCTTCATCCCACTCTTGCCGTTACTCCCGAAGGCACACCGCTCGGAATACTGGATCTACAAATCTGGAATAGACCTGACAACACATGGTCTTCTGAACTCACACGTGAGGAAAGAAGAAATACTCCTCTCGAAGACAAAGAGAGCATGAAATGGATAAACAGCTACCGCAAGGTCTGTGAGATTCAAAAGGAGATGAATGATAAAGTTCACTTCGTAAACGTCTGCGATCGCGAAGGAGATATGTATGATCTCTTCCTTGAACATCATAAACTATCTACAGAAAATCCGCCTGATTTGCTTGTTCGAGCTGCAAAAGACCGCAAATTGGCCGGGGATTCGGGCTTTTTGTGGGATTTCATGGAGTCCATAGATGTATTCGGTGAGTATGATATTCAGGTTCAAAGAAAGGTGGGTAAGAAAGCAAGAGAAGCAACGCTGCAAATACGCTTCTCAAAGATAACAATGCGACGGCCTTTTCACCGATATCCTGTGAAAGAGAATCCATCTTTCGATCTCTATGCAGTATATACATGCGAAAAAAATCCACCGCAAAAGGAAGAGGGGATTTCATGGATGCTGCTCACCACAATGCCGGTTCTCACTTTCGAAGAAGCCGTTGAGAAGGTGGAATGGTACACCGATCGCTGGATCATTGAGACTTTCTTCAAGGTCCTCAAATCTGGATGCAAGATTGAAAACCGACAGATGAAGACCGGAGCTCGACTGATGTCATGCATCACAGTCGATAGCATCATCGCATGGAGAATCCTTTTCCTGACATTCATAGGCAGGGAACTTCCAGACCTCTCCGCAGAAATTGTTTTTGAACCACACGAATGGCAGAGCCTGCACTGTCGGATCAACAATACATCCGAACTCCCAAACACGGTTCCTTCTCTCTATACCGTCATGATTCAGATTGCGAGGCTCGGTGGTTTCCTTGCAAGAAAGAGCGATGGATTCCCGGGGCCGATCACCATATTCCAGGGGATGCACGTCCTCTACGATATGGCCGCCGTCTACAAAATCCTCCGCCCAGAGACTACTTCTGGGTAA
- a CDS encoding RimK family alpha-L-glutamate ligase, giving the protein MKTIIVVDKKGDLPDAPFETVTARSYLTNPDYLDDRKTYVLNLSRHYRYQSLGYYVSLLAAARGHRVLPEVMKIQDFRSMKVLKQITQRLHDTIQKGLAEIHSDSFELSVYFGQNVARRHEKLARELFGILKMPLFRVRFENRKSWIITGISILSVNEVPDDHKPFIAQFAGEYMSQKKRYTKPSAHTHYDLAILINPDERSSPSDQKALDRFVRAGEKIGFKMEIIFPDDMNRLAEFDALFIRETTAVNHHTYRFARLAETMGLVVIDDPESILKCTNKVFLAELLQREKIPTPQTIIIHKDNYRQLCDSLRFPTVIKLPDSSFSVGVVKVHDAGEWEERLPPMFEKSDLLLAQEFLPTDYDWRVGILDRQPLFACRYFMARGHWQIYDWNQTGRNWGKTETLPLYRVPDFVLKTALEASNLIGDGFYGVDLKEVNGKAYVIEINDNPSVEAGVEDDHLKEELYLTIMRSFLRRIEHRKKAH; this is encoded by the coding sequence ATGAAAACCATTATCGTAGTCGATAAAAAGGGAGACCTGCCCGATGCGCCCTTTGAAACCGTAACGGCGCGTTCTTATCTGACGAATCCGGATTATCTGGACGACCGTAAAACCTACGTGCTTAACCTGAGCCGTCATTATCGCTATCAGTCGCTGGGTTATTATGTGAGTCTGCTTGCCGCGGCACGCGGTCATCGCGTGCTTCCCGAGGTAATGAAGATTCAGGACTTTCGTTCGATGAAGGTTCTGAAACAGATCACGCAGCGGCTACACGATACGATACAGAAAGGCCTGGCCGAGATCCACTCCGATTCTTTCGAGCTTTCGGTGTACTTCGGGCAGAACGTCGCCCGTCGGCATGAGAAGCTTGCCCGCGAGCTTTTCGGTATTCTGAAGATGCCTCTTTTTCGCGTGCGTTTCGAGAATCGTAAGTCCTGGATCATTACGGGTATTTCCATTCTCAGCGTGAACGAGGTTCCCGACGACCATAAGCCCTTTATCGCCCAGTTCGCCGGCGAGTATATGTCGCAGAAGAAGCGTTATACGAAGCCTTCGGCGCATACGCATTACGATCTTGCCATTCTGATCAATCCCGACGAACGTTCGAGTCCGTCTGATCAAAAGGCGCTCGATCGTTTTGTTCGCGCCGGAGAAAAGATCGGCTTCAAGATGGAGATCATCTTTCCCGACGATATGAATCGTCTCGCCGAATTCGACGCCCTTTTCATTCGCGAGACGACGGCGGTGAATCACCATACCTATCGCTTCGCCCGTCTTGCCGAGACGATGGGTCTTGTCGTAATCGATGATCCTGAATCGATCCTGAAATGCACGAATAAGGTCTTTCTTGCCGAGCTTCTGCAGCGCGAGAAGATCCCCACGCCGCAAACGATTATCATTCACAAAGATAACTACAGACAGCTCTGCGATTCGCTGCGCTTCCCGACCGTTATCAAGCTGCCCGATTCTTCGTTCTCGGTCGGCGTCGTGAAGGTACATGATGCCGGCGAATGGGAAGAGCGCCTGCCTCCGATGTTTGAAAAGAGCGACCTGCTGCTTGCGCAGGAATTTTTACCGACCGACTACGACTGGCGCGTCGGCATTCTCGATCGACAGCCGCTTTTTGCCTGCCGGTATTTCATGGCTCGCGGTCACTGGCAGATCTATGACTGGAATCAGACGGGACGCAACTGGGGAAAGACCGAAACCCTGCCGCTCTATCGCGTACCCGATTTCGTACTCAAGACGGCGCTTGAGGCGAGCAATCTGATCGGCGACGGCTTCTATGGCGTCGATTTAAAAGAGGTGAACGGAAAGGCCTATGTTATCGAGATCAACGATAATCCGAGCGTTGAGGCCGGTGTCGAAGACGATCATCTGAAAGAAGAGCTTTATCTGACGATCATGCGGTCGTTTTTACGCCGCATAGAACATCGCAAGAAGGCGCACTGA